CAGCACCTGGGCGGTATGGGGAAATACATCCCGGATTTTCCCGACGATGCCGTCAGGGGTGATGACGGCCATGTCGGGGCGAAGGTGGAAGTCCGCTCCCTTGTCGATATAGAGGATGTGGGAGAGGTCGGTTCCGCTGGTACCGATGACCTGGGCAGCAACCGTCGAGGCAATGTAGTGCTGTTGGAAGGCGAGCAGCGCCTGCAGGCGATGGCCCTGAATGGCGTCTTCGGCGAAGGCGGCCTGTTCGAGGCGAAGACGGGCGATCTGCTTCTGAAGGTCCTGGTTCTGTTGGCGAACATTGCGCAGGTTCACGTAATTCGACCAGGCGGTGCGGGTGTCGAAGCCGATGAAGTGGAAGAATCGCTCGAAGGGGGTGACGCCGGCCACGACCCAGTAGCGCATGAGTGTGACGTCGTGGCTGTCGGGCGCGCCCGATTCGACGGGGCGGCGCACCTGGATAGCGAGGCCGATGGTCTGCGCGAGCAGCACCGCCACCAGGACGAGAACGTTCTTGAAACGTGTAAAGAAAGATTCCATGCGCTGCAACTATTATGTGCGAGATGACAGAGATCGTGGGGAGATACGGGGTAACTCCTTTGGGTAAGAGCTGCTGCTTTGGAACAGATTGATCATGCGATGTGAGGAGCATACCCCAGGGGCTAAAGCCCCAATTGTCGAAGTCTTTGAGAGGGCCAAGGCTGAAGCCTTGGCGTACCCAGAGGCAACAGCAAGCGCACTAAAAAAATACGAGGAAGACAAGAACGCAAGGCCGGGGTGTTAGTAGCGCCAGCTTTTGGTGTCAGCTCCGGACGGTGCAGTCTTTAACATGTGCTCGACCATCTGCGGGATGACACGCTGCGCCCAGTTGTCGCGGTTCTGCTCCATGGTGTACTCGGACGGACCTCCGCTATAGCAGTGGGGCATGCCGGGGCCGTATTGGAAGGTCGCATCGGAGTGGGGGTTGCGGGTGTCGCTGAGCGCGGACTGGAGAAGGTGGACGGCGTTGTTGAGGAAATAGGTGTCGCCATCGCCGACTGTCAGATGCAGTTTGCCCTCGAGCTTCGGACCGAGCGTTGGCCAGTCGCGCTGCATGATGGCGGTGAGGTCATAGTGATCGTGCCAGTAGGCCACAGTGGACTTGTCGATGTCGCCGGTGAGGGGGTCGATGACCTCTTTGGGGTAGCCGTCGGGGCCTGCGGGAGAGAAGACGGCCTGCCAGATACCCCACTGGTCGGTGGAGCGGCCGTGAGTGCCGAGGACGTACTCGTAGCGGTAACTGCCTCCGGTGTCGGCGATGACGGAGCCGTCAGGCTTGCGGTCGGCGGCGATGGGAACTTCACCGAAGTCGCCGCGACGGACGAAGGCGTTGGTGTCAGTGTAGAGATCGACGTTCTGGTAGGCGTGGAAGTCTATCGGGTCGGGGCAGGCGGTGTAGGTGCCGTTGTACATGTCCGGATAGAAGACCTGGGTAGCGAGTGACTCCCATCCGCCGGTGCTTCCGCCGAAGGTGGCGCGCGCCCAGCCCTGTCCGATGCCGCGGTATTTTTGCTCGATAGCGGGAATCAGCTCTTCGTTAATGGCCGAGCCATAGGGGCCAACGTTAGCCGAGTCTACGTCATAGGAGTCGTCGTAGTAAGGATTGGCGCTCTGAACATAGATGAGGATGACACGAGGAAGACGTCCCGAGGTCCAATCCTGAAAAAACTTGTAGCCGGCGGCGAGATGCGCCAGGTGAGCTTCGCCAGATGGCGGAGGTGTGGTGATGAACGGGACAGGAGCAGCGAAGCCGGGGTGGTAGTGGTCCTGATAGACGACCAGAGGGTAGTGGGCGTCGGGGTGAGAGTCGAAGCCATCGGGAAGGAGTACCCATACGCCAAGGTACATGTCCCGCCCCCAGAACCGGCTCAGCTTTTCGCTGCGGAAATGGATGTACTTGAGCCACTTTGCGGCAGGATCGTGGGCAGCGATGAAGGCGGGGTCACGGTCGGTGCCCTCAATGGGAGCAATCACTTTATCGAGGGTGAGCTTGAGCGTCTGCTTCGACTCTGGGTCGATGTGGAGCTTGACCGGCGTGTTGTACGGGTTGCCGGGCTTACGGTTCCAGTGCTGCCCCTCGCCCTTGTCCGGCGGCAGCCAGAGGGTCTTGCCCGAGGCAAGGTGGAACTGCTCGTAAACGTTGAAGACGGCCTGTACATTGTAGTCGCCGGGTTCGAGGTCGGCGAGCGATCTGCGCGGATAGCCAATGGTCTTATCGTCTACGACGATGGGGTGGTTGGGGGCAAGGTCGGCCACGTCCACACCGAACGCCTGTGCGGAGACGTAGGTCTCTTCGAGCTGCATTCGAGGCTCGGGGCTGTTCTTCTTCGCTATCACCAGGATGAGATGGCCGGTGAGAGGTGCGTTGGCCGGGATGGTGACTTCAATGCGCTGCGCGAACGACGGTGAAGCAATCAGGAAGGCGGCGACTAGGACAAGAACAGAGCGCATGGATTGCCTCGGATAGGCGTTGCATTTCGAAGGGTAAGGATAACAGGTGAAAATCATTCGAAACAGTAGCGCAAGTCCGCATCCCCGGCGAGAACGCGCCAGAGATGCAGATATCTCCCGCTCTACTTCGGCTGGAAGACGAGCGGCGTGAAATGGACGAGGTTATCGCGCCACACCAGCCAACTATGCAAGCCCGGCGTCTCGACGCAGCCGCGACAGCGCATAATTGAGTGATGCCCTTTCGTTCTGGTTTTGTCTCCATCATTGGCCGGCCTAATGCCGGTAAGTCCACCTTGCTGAATGCCCTGCTGGGGCAGAAGCTCGCGATTGTGACGCACAAGCCGCAGACGACGCGGACGCGGATTCATGGCGTGCTTGAGGTCCCACTGAAAAAGAAGGGCAAGGGAGAGCCGGGACATCCAGCAGCGCAGGTGGTGCTGGTGGATACGCCGGGGGTGCATAAGCCAGAGACTCAGCTCGACAAACGCATGATGCAAGAGGTGCATGATGCGCTGGAGTCGCGTGACGCCGTGCTGTTTATTGTGGATGTGACCCATCGACTGGCGAAGACCGGATCGGAAAAGACTACCGGGCGCATGGCGATGAGCGCCGCCGAGGATGACTTTGCGCTGTCTCTGGTAAAGAAGCTGGAGTGCCCGGTGATTTTGGTGCTAAATAAGATCGACGCCGTGCGTAAGGAAGAACTGCTGCCGCTGATTGCGCACTGGAGTTCGCTGCACGATTTTGCCGAGGTCGTGCCGATCTCAGCACGAAAGAAGGAAGGGCTGGAGCTACTGCTGGAGAAGATCGTCGGGCAGTTGAAGGAGGGGCAACGGTATTTTCCGAAGCATCAGTTAACCGACCAGCCGGAGCGGTTTCTTGTGGCAGAGCTGATTCGCGAGAAGATTCTGATGCTGACGGGAGAAGAGGTTCCCTATGCGACCGCTGTAGTGATTGAGCGGTACGAAGAACCTGCCTCGCTGAAGAAGATGAAGGATGGAAAGTTGCCGGTGACCAAGATCGCGGCTGCGATTTACTGCGAGCGGACGGGGCAGAAGGCAATCCTGATTGGCAAGCAGGGAGAGATGCTCAAACGGATTGGCACAACGGCTCGCAAGGATATCGAAGGCCTGCTGGGTACGCGGGTGTTCTTAGAACTCTTTGTGAAGGTGCAGGAGGAGTGGCGCAGCTCGCGCGGCTTTGTCGAAGATTTGGATTGGCGGCGGCAGTTAGAGGAGATCGCCGAGAAACAGATGGGCGAAGAGAAGTAATCCTGCTGTGTTATTCCTTGACACTGACGCCGAGGGTCTTCATCTTGCGGTAGAGATGGCTGCGTTCGAGGCCGAGGGATTCGGCGGTACGGCTTACGTTGCCGTGGTTTTCGTCGAGCTTCTTCAAAATGTAATCGCGCTCGTAGGCTTCGCGTGCTTCGAGCAGCGAGGCGAACTCTTCGCCACGGTTGAGGCGGCCTGATTCGGTGATCTTGCCGGGGCCGCGGTAGACGAGCATGGGCAGATGTTTCCGCTCGATGCGCTGCGTCTTGGGGTTGAGGATGAGGACGCGCTCAACGAGATTGCGCAGCTCGCGAACGTTGCCGGGCCAGTGGTATTGGCGAAGTGCGGTGAGGGCATCTTCGGTCATCTCGACGTGAGGCCGACCATACTGCTGGCCGAACTCCTGTAGAAATTCTTTGGCAAGCAATGGAATGTCTTCCTTGCGGTCGCGAAGTGGCGGAACGAAGAATGGGATGACGTTGAGGCGATAGAAGAGATCTTCGCGAAAGTTGCCACGGGCGATCTCCTCCTCGAGGTCCTTATTGGTCGCGGCTATGACACGGACGTCGACGTGGATCGGGTGCGAGGCTCCGACGGGGAGGAAGCGCTGCTCGTCCAGCGCGCGAAGCACCTTGGCCTGCGTCTTGAGGCTCATGTCACCTACTTCATCGAGAAAGAGGGTTCCGCCATCGGCGCGTTCAAAGGTGCCCTTCTTTTCCTGCGGGCCGCTGGTTCCGGCAGGAACGGCTCCGTGACGGTAGCCGAAGAGTTCGCTTTCGATGTAGTCCTCGGGGATGGCGGCGCAGTTAAGCTCAACGAAAGGACGGTCTTTGCGCAGGCTTTCGGCGTGCATGGCCCGGCCGATGAGTTCCTTGCCGGTGCCGGATTCGCCGAAGATGAGGACGCGGCCGTTCGTGGGAGCCATTAACTTGATCTGCTGACGCAACGCCTTCATAGGCACGCTCTGGCCGGTGACAGTTCCCTTCACCGCGAGCTGACGCGAAAACTCCTCGTTGTCTTCGCGCATCTGGCGGGCCTTCATCGCATTCTTCAGAACGATGAGCGTGCGGTCGAGCGAGAGCGGCTTTTCGAGGAAGTCGTAGGCTCCAAGCTTGGTCGCGCGCACGGCAGCCTCAATCGTTCCGTGGCCGCTGATGATGACGACCTCGGGAACATTGGCGCGATCGAGCGTGCGGATCTCGGCTAGGGTTTCGAGGCCGTCGCGGTCGGGCAGCCAGATGTCGAGCAGAACGACATCGTAGGCAGCGTCGCGCAGCAGCTCGAGCGCCTCAGTCGCGGTGGCGCTGGTGGTGACGAGGTAGCCCTCTTCGCGCAGGATGCTCTCGAGCGATTCGCGGATCTCAGCTTCATCATCAACGATAAGAACGTGGTTCAAGCAGGGCCTCCATGGCCGTTGGTGATGGTGCTTGGGAGTTCGAGCTCGCTGTCGGTGCTGACTGCCGCTCTTAGTTCGATGGTGAATTTGGCACCGGCGGGAAAGTTCTTTTCGGCGCGAATCGTTCCCTGGTGCTCCTGAATAATTTTGGCGGCGATAGCGAGGCCGAGGCCGGTGCCGCGCTGCTTGGTAGAGAAGTAGGGAAGGAAAAGGCGCTCGCGCATCTCGTCGGTGAGGCCAGTGCCGGTGTCAGCGATGGAGAGCTCCACCATTCCGTTCTCGAGTTGCGCAGTACTGATGCGAAGTTCGCGGAGAAGGCTCTGCTGCATGGCCTCTGCAGCATTGTCGATGAGGTTGCCAAGGGCGCGCTTAAGTGCCTCAGGATCGGCCATCACCAGTGGCAGGCCGGAGGGCATTTTTTTGATGATCGCGATGTTCTGCATGCGCCCGGCAAACAGCGCCAGCGCGTTTTCGACGATGGTGTTGAGATCGGCAGGACGAGGTCGTGCCGTGGGAAACTCAGCCAGCGCGGCAAACTGATCAACGAGCGACCGCATGCTCTCAACCGACGAGCTAATGACTTCGCTGCAACGGCGGATGACGGCGGGCGACGGCGACTCGATGTTGTGGTCAGCGAGCGTGGTAGAGACGCGGTCGATGTGGCGGTGAATCTGCTCGGCGCTGAGGCTGATGGGGGTGAGCGGATTTTTAATCTCATGCGCGACGCGGCGAGCTACCTCCTTCCACGCAGATTGCTTCTGAGCGCGAAGGAGTTCGGTCGCGTTTTCAAGGACGAGGACGTAGCCGCGATGTTCGCGGCTCATGCGATCGTGCTTACCCGGAGTCTCAAGCAGAGCGACGGTGGCGAGCAGGTTGAGGCTGCCGCCGAACCTGTCGTTGAGGCGCGCGACCTCGATCTCACTAGAGGCAGACCCCATGCGGTGGCTGCGCTTGATGAGGTGATCGATGACGTCAGCGACCTCAGGCGGGAAGACCTCTTCGATGACGCGGCCAAGGAAGGGGCGTTGACCGCCGGGGTCCATCATCTCGCTGAGGGCGCGGTTGGTGAGGACGAT
This region of Edaphobacter dinghuensis genomic DNA includes:
- a CDS encoding alpha/beta hydrolase-fold protein, with amino-acid sequence MRSVLVLVAAFLIASPSFAQRIEVTIPANAPLTGHLILVIAKKNSPEPRMQLEETYVSAQAFGVDVADLAPNHPIVVDDKTIGYPRRSLADLEPGDYNVQAVFNVYEQFHLASGKTLWLPPDKGEGQHWNRKPGNPYNTPVKLHIDPESKQTLKLTLDKVIAPIEGTDRDPAFIAAHDPAAKWLKYIHFRSEKLSRFWGRDMYLGVWVLLPDGFDSHPDAHYPLVVYQDHYHPGFAAPVPFITTPPPSGEAHLAHLAAGYKFFQDWTSGRLPRVILIYVQSANPYYDDSYDVDSANVGPYGSAINEELIPAIEQKYRGIGQGWARATFGGSTGGWESLATQVFYPDMYNGTYTACPDPIDFHAYQNVDLYTDTNAFVRRGDFGEVPIAADRKPDGSVIADTGGSYRYEYVLGTHGRSTDQWGIWQAVFSPAGPDGYPKEVIDPLTGDIDKSTVAYWHDHYDLTAIMQRDWPTLGPKLEGKLHLTVGDGDTYFLNNAVHLLQSALSDTRNPHSDATFQYGPGMPHCYSGGPSEYTMEQNRDNWAQRVIPQMVEHMLKTAPSGADTKSWRY
- the era gene encoding GTPase Era — translated: MPFRSGFVSIIGRPNAGKSTLLNALLGQKLAIVTHKPQTTRTRIHGVLEVPLKKKGKGEPGHPAAQVVLVDTPGVHKPETQLDKRMMQEVHDALESRDAVLFIVDVTHRLAKTGSEKTTGRMAMSAAEDDFALSLVKKLECPVILVLNKIDAVRKEELLPLIAHWSSLHDFAEVVPISARKKEGLELLLEKIVGQLKEGQRYFPKHQLTDQPERFLVAELIREKILMLTGEEVPYATAVVIERYEEPASLKKMKDGKLPVTKIAAAIYCERTGQKAILIGKQGEMLKRIGTTARKDIEGLLGTRVFLELFVKVQEEWRSSRGFVEDLDWRRQLEEIAEKQMGEEK
- a CDS encoding sigma-54-dependent transcriptional regulator is translated as MNHVLIVDDEAEIRESLESILREEGYLVTTSATATEALELLRDAAYDVVLLDIWLPDRDGLETLAEIRTLDRANVPEVVIISGHGTIEAAVRATKLGAYDFLEKPLSLDRTLIVLKNAMKARQMREDNEEFSRQLAVKGTVTGQSVPMKALRQQIKLMAPTNGRVLIFGESGTGKELIGRAMHAESLRKDRPFVELNCAAIPEDYIESELFGYRHGAVPAGTSGPQEKKGTFERADGGTLFLDEVGDMSLKTQAKVLRALDEQRFLPVGASHPIHVDVRVIAATNKDLEEEIARGNFREDLFYRLNVIPFFVPPLRDRKEDIPLLAKEFLQEFGQQYGRPHVEMTEDALTALRQYHWPGNVRELRNLVERVLILNPKTQRIERKHLPMLVYRGPGKITESGRLNRGEEFASLLEAREAYERDYILKKLDENHGNVSRTAESLGLERSHLYRKMKTLGVSVKE